One Panicum virgatum strain AP13 chromosome 9K, P.virgatum_v5, whole genome shotgun sequence genomic region harbors:
- the LOC120650926 gene encoding uncharacterized protein LOC120650926 isoform X3, whose product MVYNCPHLYAPEDETGSTSGGGSTLDRFLASCARWGLRRPPSSSGSLAKLGCSRALQWCWWSCRICRSRVLFLRSTALRFCHGKANMICLQLYYCIRV is encoded by the exons ATGGTCTACAACTGCCCTCATCTCTACGCGCCGGAGGATGAGACGGGGAGCActagcggcggcgggagcacgcTGGACCGGTTCCTGGCTTCCTGCGCGAGGTGGGGGCTTCGCCGGCCGCCCTCCTCGTCGGGCAGCCTCGCCAAGCTGGGGTGCTCGCGAGCGTTGCAGTG GTGTTGGTGGTCCTGCAGGATCTGTCGAAGCCGTGTTCTCTTCCTGCGTAGTACTGCTCTCAG GTTCTGCCATGGGAAAGCAAATATGATTTGTTTACAACTCTACTACTGTATTCGAGTATGA
- the LOC120650926 gene encoding uncharacterized protein LOC120650926 isoform X2 yields MVYNCPHLYAPEDETGSTSGGGSTLDRFLASCARWGLRRPPSSSGSLAKLGCSRALQCRCWWSCRICRSRVLFLRSTALRFCHGKANMICLQLYYCIRV; encoded by the exons ATGGTCTACAACTGCCCTCATCTCTACGCGCCGGAGGATGAGACGGGGAGCActagcggcggcgggagcacgcTGGACCGGTTCCTGGCTTCCTGCGCGAGGTGGGGGCTTCGCCGGCCGCCCTCCTCGTCGGGCAGCCTCGCCAAGCTGGGGTGCTCGCGAGCGTTGCAGTG CAGGTGTTGGTGGTCCTGCAGGATCTGTCGAAGCCGTGTTCTCTTCCTGCGTAGTACTGCTCTCAG GTTCTGCCATGGGAAAGCAAATATGATTTGTTTACAACTCTACTACTGTATTCGAGTATGA
- the LOC120650926 gene encoding uncharacterized protein LOC120650926 isoform X1 translates to MWRACAAAASAGAAVARRTSRQAARWVGDADGARADLPLVHPNPCSRGLGRPDGCGSVQRAPSCSPTSARCLGGQPPPPPHQPLWSTTALISTRRRMRRGALAAAGARWTGSWLPARGGGFAGRPPRRAASPSWGARERCSGVGGPAGSVEAVFSSCVVLLSGSAMGKQI, encoded by the exons ATGTGGCGCGCCTGTGCGGCAGCGGCTTCTGCTGGCGCTGCGGTGGCACGCCGCACTAGCCGGCAAGCTGCGCGGTGGGTGG GGGACGCGGACGGGGCGAGAGCCGACTTGCCGCTGGTGCACCCAAATCCGTGCTCGCGGGGCCTCGGGCGGCCCGACGGCTGCGGGAGCGTCCAACGCGCGCCGTCGTGCTCGCCCACTTCTGCTCGGTGCCTCGGTGGGCAACCCCCACCGCCCCCGCACCAGCCACTATGGTCTACAACTGCCCTCATCTCTACGCGCCGGAGGATGAGACGGGGAGCActagcggcggcgggagcacgcTGGACCGGTTCCTGGCTTCCTGCGCGAGGTGGGGGCTTCGCCGGCCGCCCTCCTCGTCGGGCAGCCTCGCCAAGCTGGGGTGCTCGCGAGCGTTGCAGTG GTGTTGGTGGTCCTGCAGGATCTGTCGAAGCCGTGTTCTCTTCCTGCGTAGTACTGCTCTCAG GTTCTGCCATGGGAAAGCAAATATGA
- the LOC120650926 gene encoding uncharacterized protein LOC120650926 isoform X5 — MVYNCPHLYAPEDETGSTSGGGSTLDRFLASCARWGLRRPPSSSGSLAKLGCSRALQWWASSYGVGGPAGSVEAVFSSCVVLLSGSAMGKQI, encoded by the exons ATGGTCTACAACTGCCCTCATCTCTACGCGCCGGAGGATGAGACGGGGAGCActagcggcggcgggagcacgcTGGACCGGTTCCTGGCTTCCTGCGCGAGGTGGGGGCTTCGCCGGCCGCCCTCCTCGTCGGGCAGCCTCGCCAAGCTGGGGTGCTCGCGAGCGTTGCAGTGGTGGGCATCAAGCTATG GTGTTGGTGGTCCTGCAGGATCTGTCGAAGCCGTGTTCTCTTCCTGCGTAGTACTGCTCTCAG GTTCTGCCATGGGAAAGCAAATATGA
- the LOC120650926 gene encoding uncharacterized protein LOC120650926 isoform X4 produces MVYNCPHLYAPEDETGSTSGGGSTLDRFLASCARWGLRRPPSSSGSLAKLGCSRALQWWASSYAGVGGPAGSVEAVFSSCVVLLSGSAMGKQI; encoded by the exons ATGGTCTACAACTGCCCTCATCTCTACGCGCCGGAGGATGAGACGGGGAGCActagcggcggcgggagcacgcTGGACCGGTTCCTGGCTTCCTGCGCGAGGTGGGGGCTTCGCCGGCCGCCCTCCTCGTCGGGCAGCCTCGCCAAGCTGGGGTGCTCGCGAGCGTTGCAGTGGTGGGCATCAAGCTATG CAGGTGTTGGTGGTCCTGCAGGATCTGTCGAAGCCGTGTTCTCTTCCTGCGTAGTACTGCTCTCAG GTTCTGCCATGGGAAAGCAAATATGA
- the LOC120650931 gene encoding uncharacterized protein LOC120650931, translating to MASAAARTSFPARNFPAQIAIFPIGIELDSAQIVVFPNEIELLPGVAMADLPGGAAMADLLGGGFAMAPHPRWPSSLPEVWEDGGDGQELRVCRRAASSGGEQERGWRPGEGWNGESRWRICWFTQLFS from the exons atggcgtcggcggcggcgcggacctcCTTCCCGGCGCGGAACTTCCCGGCTCAAATCGCCATCTTCCCCATCGGGATTGAGCTCGACTCGGCCCAAATCGTTGTCTTCCCCAACGAGATCGAGCTCCTCCCTGGTGTGGCCATGGCggacctccccggcggcgcggccatggcggacct cctcggcggcggcttcgCGATGGCACCGCATCCCCGGTGGCCTTCTTCTCTGCCGGAGGTGTGGGAAGACGGTGGAGACGGACAAGAGCTGCGTGTGTGCCGGCGGGCAGCATCGTCGGGAGGGGAGCAGGAAAGAGGATGGAGGCCGGGAGAAGGCTGGAATGGAGAGTCAAGATGGAGAATCTGTTGGTTTACTCAGCTATTTAGCTAG
- the LOC120650930 gene encoding uncharacterized protein LOC120650930 isoform X2 codes for MKETDKICDWLSKNNQPFDPFDMDLDNDFELGRQVRVRTLHLMISILAESPFSVPAAAGHKLVKEKSFSGHVPRNDGNDITPAEAANTTWDNLKDQKKITGADISRKRRAEGTNKEANDQELGSCQSRRKLSKTGSCHNLGLGGDPVVPLRRGYLLGSSEDIRENQMVCTDEDRRAFDFSSEDLEVGCDAARIRTVKLVDVLERTCGWDRLLPFKGSIAWSDYCHYLRQYYKCNANFVAELTGSLVASAEVCLKKEEQLVSLWKARVGYFPNEIWSVNSIIQSNLIQERASSIICATGGKHYVASTIAFACITKEADLMSELLKHGAGPTDDIIQQSSVICMCALSLVHLQGFHIFDAAAAMLGITKECELMSDWIRKEEKLITFGVFQRHELEECRLIRSRTLDVMLTIMKVFSPFFQDVA; via the exons ATGAAGGAGACCGATAAAATATGTGACTGGTTGAGCAAAAACAATCAGCCTTTTGATCCATTTGACATGGACTTGGATAATGATTTTGAGTTGGGTCGCCAAGTTCGGGTCAGAACCCTGCACTTAATGATCAGCATACTGGCAGAATCCCCCTTttctgttcctgctgctgctgggcacaAACTTGTTAAGGAAAAATCTTTTAGTGGACATGTTCCTAGAAATGATGGGAATGATATTACTCCTGCTGAAGCAGCAAACACTACATG GGACAACTTAAAAGATCAGAAAAAGATCACTGGTGCAGATATTAGTAGGAAGAGGAGGGCGGAAGGTACGAACAAAGAAGCAAATGACCAAG AACTTGGCAGCTGCCAAAGCAGAAGAAAGCTAAGCAAGACGGGCAGCTGCCACAACCTTGGACTTGGAGGTGACCCTGTAGTACCTCTTCGGCGGGGGTACCTCCTGGGGAGTTCGGAAGACATTAGGGAAAACCAGATGGTCTGTACCGACGAGGATAGGAGGGCCTTCGATTTTTCATCCGAAGATTTGGAAGTGGGCTGCGATGCAGCACGGATCAGGACTGTCAAGCTCGTAG ATGTGTTGGAAAGAACATGTGGGTGGGACAGGCTGCTGCCATTCAAGGGTTCTATTGCCTGGTCTGACTATTGCCACTACCTTCGGCAGTATTACAAGTGCAATGCCAATTTTGTTGCTGAACTTACTGGCAGCTTGGTTGCTTCGGCCGAAGTT TGTCTCAAGAAGGAGGAGCAACTTGTGTCTTTGTGGAAGGCTCGCGTGGGGTATTTCCCGAATGAGATATGGTCTGTCAACTCTATCATTCAGAGTAACCTGATCCAGGAGCGTGCAAGTTCAATCATATGTGCTACAGGGGGCAAACATTATGTTGCTTCTACTATTGCTTTTGCG TGTATTACCAAGGAGGCTGACCTGATGTCCGAGCTGCTGAAGCATGGTGCTGGGCCTACTGATGATATCATCCAGCAGAGCAGTGTGATCTGCATGTGCGCCTTGAGCCTTGTGCACCTACAGGGGTTCCATATCtttgatgccgccgccgccatgctg GGCATCACAAAAGAGTGTGAATTGATGTCTGATTGGATAAGAAAAGAGGAGAAGCTTATCACCTTCGGCGTCTTCCAACGTCACGAGCTTGAAGAATGCCGCTTGATCCGCAGCAGAACCTTGGACGTTATGCTCACCATAATGAAAGTTTTTTCCCCCTTCTTCCAAG ATGTGGCGTGA
- the LOC120650930 gene encoding uncharacterized protein LOC120650930 isoform X1 — protein sequence MKETDKICDWLSKNNQPFDPFDMDLDNDFELGRQVRVRTLHLMISILAESPFSVPAAAGHKLVKEKSFSGHVPRNDGNDITPAEAANTTWDNLKDQKKITGADISRKRRAEGTNKEANDQAELGSCQSRRKLSKTGSCHNLGLGGDPVVPLRRGYLLGSSEDIRENQMVCTDEDRRAFDFSSEDLEVGCDAARIRTVKLVDVLERTCGWDRLLPFKGSIAWSDYCHYLRQYYKCNANFVAELTGSLVASAEVCLKKEEQLVSLWKARVGYFPNEIWSVNSIIQSNLIQERASSIICATGGKHYVASTIAFACITKEADLMSELLKHGAGPTDDIIQQSSVICMCALSLVHLQGFHIFDAAAAMLGITKECELMSDWIRKEEKLITFGVFQRHELEECRLIRSRTLDVMLTIMKVFSPFFQDVA from the exons ATGAAGGAGACCGATAAAATATGTGACTGGTTGAGCAAAAACAATCAGCCTTTTGATCCATTTGACATGGACTTGGATAATGATTTTGAGTTGGGTCGCCAAGTTCGGGTCAGAACCCTGCACTTAATGATCAGCATACTGGCAGAATCCCCCTTttctgttcctgctgctgctgggcacaAACTTGTTAAGGAAAAATCTTTTAGTGGACATGTTCCTAGAAATGATGGGAATGATATTACTCCTGCTGAAGCAGCAAACACTACATG GGACAACTTAAAAGATCAGAAAAAGATCACTGGTGCAGATATTAGTAGGAAGAGGAGGGCGGAAGGTACGAACAAAGAAGCAAATGACCAAG CAGAACTTGGCAGCTGCCAAAGCAGAAGAAAGCTAAGCAAGACGGGCAGCTGCCACAACCTTGGACTTGGAGGTGACCCTGTAGTACCTCTTCGGCGGGGGTACCTCCTGGGGAGTTCGGAAGACATTAGGGAAAACCAGATGGTCTGTACCGACGAGGATAGGAGGGCCTTCGATTTTTCATCCGAAGATTTGGAAGTGGGCTGCGATGCAGCACGGATCAGGACTGTCAAGCTCGTAG ATGTGTTGGAAAGAACATGTGGGTGGGACAGGCTGCTGCCATTCAAGGGTTCTATTGCCTGGTCTGACTATTGCCACTACCTTCGGCAGTATTACAAGTGCAATGCCAATTTTGTTGCTGAACTTACTGGCAGCTTGGTTGCTTCGGCCGAAGTT TGTCTCAAGAAGGAGGAGCAACTTGTGTCTTTGTGGAAGGCTCGCGTGGGGTATTTCCCGAATGAGATATGGTCTGTCAACTCTATCATTCAGAGTAACCTGATCCAGGAGCGTGCAAGTTCAATCATATGTGCTACAGGGGGCAAACATTATGTTGCTTCTACTATTGCTTTTGCG TGTATTACCAAGGAGGCTGACCTGATGTCCGAGCTGCTGAAGCATGGTGCTGGGCCTACTGATGATATCATCCAGCAGAGCAGTGTGATCTGCATGTGCGCCTTGAGCCTTGTGCACCTACAGGGGTTCCATATCtttgatgccgccgccgccatgctg GGCATCACAAAAGAGTGTGAATTGATGTCTGATTGGATAAGAAAAGAGGAGAAGCTTATCACCTTCGGCGTCTTCCAACGTCACGAGCTTGAAGAATGCCGCTTGATCCGCAGCAGAACCTTGGACGTTATGCTCACCATAATGAAAGTTTTTTCCCCCTTCTTCCAAG ATGTGGCGTGA
- the LOC120650929 gene encoding UDP-glycosyltransferase 86A1-like, which yields MGQEAAVVAANGAGAGSSKPHAVVVAYPLQGHVIPAGHLALRLAERGFAVTFVNTESVHHRTARALGGGAGDIFAGVRARGEGLDLRYELVSDGFPLGFDRSLNHDQFMEGLLHVLPAHVEELLRRVVKDPATTCLVVDTFFVWPATLARKLGVPYVSFWTEPALIFNLYYHMDLLAEHGHFKCKEPRKDTITYIPGVASIEPGELMSYLQETDTTSVVHRIIFKAFDEARRADYVLCNTVEELEPSTIAALRAAGKPFYPVGPIFPAGFARSAVATSMWAESDCSRWLAAQPPGSVLYVSFGSYAHVTRRDLHEIAAGVLASGARFLWVLRPDAVSSDDPDPLPEGFAAAAAAGRGLVVPWCCQVEVLSHAAVGAFLTHCGWNSVLESVWAGVPMLCFPLLTDQITNRRLVAREWRAGVSIGDRGAVAADEVRARIQGVMGGEEGEKLREQVRKLRATLQAAVAHGGSSRSNFDEFVDVLKRRCGGH from the exons ATGGGGCAAGAGGCAGCCGTCGTGGCAGcgaacggcgccggcgccggcagcagCAAGCCGCACGCCGTGGTGGTGGCGTACCCGCTGCAGGGGCACGTCATCCCGGCGGGGCACCTGGCGCTGCGCCTCGCCGAGCGCGGCTTCGCCGTCACCTTCGTCAACACCGAGTCCGTGCACCACCGGACGGCGCgcgcgctgggcggcggcgccggcgacatcttcgcgggcgtgcgcgcgcgcggcgaggggcTGGACCTGCGGTACGAGCTGGTGAGCGACGGCTTCCCGCTGGGGTTCGACCGGTCCCTGAACCACGACCAGTTCATGGAGGGCCTCCTGCACGTGCTCCCGGCGCACGTCGAggagctcctccgccgcgtcgTCAAAGACCCGGCCACCACCTGCCTCGTCGTCGACACCTTCTTCGTCTGGCCGGCCACGCTGGCCCGGAAGCTGGGGGTCCCCTACGTGTCCTTCTGGACGGAGCCCGCGCTCATCTTCAACCTCTACTACCACATGGACCTGCTCGCCGAGCACGGCCACTTCAAATGCAAAG AGCCTCGCAAGGACACGATCACGTACATCCCCGGCGTGGCGTCGATCGAGCCGGGCGAGCTCATGTCGTACCTGCAGGAGACGGACACCACCTCCGTGGTGCACCGCATCATCTTCAAGGCGTTCGACGAGGCCCGGCGCGCCGACTACGTGCTGTGCAACACCGTGGAGGAGCTGGAGCCGTCGACCATCGCcgcgctgcgcgccgccggcaaGCCCTTCTACCCCGTGGGCCCCATCTTCCCGGCGGGGTTCGCGCGCAGCGCCGTGGCCACGTCCATGTGGGCCGAGTCCGACTGCTCCCGCTGGCTGGCCGCGCAGCCGCCGGGGTCCGTGCTCTACGTCTCCTTCGGCAGCTACGCGCACGTGACGCGCCGGGATCTGCACGAGATCGCGGCCGGGGTGCTCGCCAGCGGCGCGCGGTTCCTGTGGGTGCTGCGCCCGGACGCGGTGAGCTCCGACgacccggacccgctccccgaggggttcgcggcggcggcggcggcggggcgcgggctGGTGGTGCCCTGGTGCTGCCAGGTGGAGGTGCTCTCGCACGCCGCCGTGGGCGCGTTCCTCACGCACTGCGGCTGGAACTCCGTCCTGGAGAGCGTGTGGGCGGGCGTGCCGATGCTGTGCTTCCCGCTGCTCACGGACCAGATCACCAaccgccgcctcgtcgcgcGGGAGTGGCGCGCCGGCGTCTCCATCGGGGACCGCGGCGCGGTGGCCGCCGACGAGGTGAGGGCGCGGATCCAGGGGGTGATgggcggggaggagggcgagAAGCTCAGGGAGCAGGTGCGGAAGCTCAGGGCCACGCTCCAGGCCGCCGTGGCACACGGCGGCTCGTCGCGGAGCAACTTCGACGAGTTCGTCGACGTGCTGAAGCGCCGCTGCGGGGGGCACTGA